A region of the Corallococcus silvisoli genome:
GGCTCTCCAGAGCGGGCCCCGCCGTCACGCGAACGTGACGGTGGGGCCTTGGCGTCTGGAAACCCAGGGACAGGAGGGGGCGGCGCTCGGTCTCCCGCCCTCCGGGTGGCGCGAAGGGGCATCTTCGCGGTTGACCCGAGGAATCGCGTGGCCCTATCTCCGCGTTCTTCCAGGCTTCACTCCCTGGAACACGGAAGCGGCGCACTGGAGGCGCGAGACAGCATGGCGGCGAGCGCGAGCACCCCGTGGGTTGGGGTCATCATGGGCGGCAGAAGCGACCTCGAACACCTGCAACCGGCGATCGACATCCTCGCCGAGCTGCGCATCCCGCATGAGGTGCGCATCGTGTCCGCGCACCGCACCCCGGACTGGATGATGGAGTACGCGTCCACCGCGGAGGGGCGCGGCCTGTCCGTCATCATCGCCGCGGCGGGCGGCGCGGCGCACCTGCCCGGAATGGTGTCCAGCAAGACGCTGCTGCCCGTGCTGGGCGTGCCCATGCCCACCACGGTGCTCTCCGGCTTCGACGCGCTGCTCTCCATCGTGCAGATGCCCAAGGGCGTCCCGGTGGGCACGCAGGCCATCGGGAAGCCGGGGGCCGCCAACGCGGCGCTGCACGCGGCGGCCATCCTGGCGCTGAAGTACCCGGAGGTCCGCGAGCGGCTGGGCGCGTGGCGCAAGGCGCGCACCGACGAGGTCC
Encoded here:
- the purE gene encoding 5-(carboxyamino)imidazole ribonucleotide mutase, with the translated sequence MGGRSDLEHLQPAIDILAELRIPHEVRIVSAHRTPDWMMEYASTAEGRGLSVIIAAAGGAAHLPGMVSSKTLLPVLGVPMPTTVLSGFDALLSIVQMPKGVPVGTQAIGKPGAANAALHAAAILALKYPEVRERLGAWRKARTDEVLAQREVAG